A region of Maridesulfovibrio sp. DNA encodes the following proteins:
- a CDS encoding PhoU domain-containing protein, giving the protein MLTFEGLDENFKFLIIEVLNQLKATREFVNSPSRSLFRKITSRDDYIDNLKTVIENKSYSRINSSIDLDTKLLNKIRAIQVSSVNLERIGDHCVNIVNQMAYLEDKGQINRYECSEAFDIIEETVEKIAAGFSDEDMPLALEICKSEYRLDSLYKENFNRIMAEMGSGKNIPDLVTCLFIFRYLERIGDSLLNIGEAIIFSILGERIKIEQFESLQQTLSVSGYDGSFSDIDFQGIWGSRSGCRIGHIQAKGDENSNNPPVAQGSIYKEGNLDKIKLEKRSLEEWGARFPGMVPEIFGFHETKEENKGSMLVEFLPGCTLDTMILTSDDTDLENALFTLEQTLRHVWTTTKKNQPVRTTFMEQLKARQNGVLQVHPEFHRSASQMGSAEIVSSEALLNECASIENTLPAPFTVFIHGDFNCNNVVYSNEDERVRFIDLHRSRDFDYIQDLSVFLVSGFRMPVFDRPIRNKINAVISRMYSFTEEFAQENKDDTWQARMALALARSFYTSTRFEFNYGFAKEMFNRSMFLLEKMNRYSGKWDKFILPEDILHY; this is encoded by the coding sequence ATGCTTACTTTTGAAGGTTTGGATGAGAACTTCAAGTTTCTTATCATCGAAGTCTTAAATCAACTCAAGGCTACACGGGAATTCGTAAATTCACCCTCCCGTTCCCTTTTCCGCAAGATCACCTCCCGCGACGACTATATCGACAACCTAAAAACAGTTATCGAGAATAAGTCATACTCGCGGATCAATAGTTCCATCGATCTTGATACCAAGCTGCTTAATAAAATCAGGGCCATTCAAGTTTCATCGGTCAATCTGGAGCGTATCGGAGATCATTGCGTCAATATTGTAAACCAGATGGCCTACCTTGAGGACAAAGGCCAAATAAATCGCTACGAATGCTCAGAAGCGTTTGATATTATTGAAGAGACTGTAGAAAAAATTGCAGCTGGATTCAGCGATGAGGATATGCCTCTGGCACTCGAAATATGTAAATCAGAATACCGTCTGGATTCCCTGTACAAAGAGAATTTCAACCGCATCATGGCTGAGATGGGCAGTGGAAAAAACATTCCCGACCTTGTGACCTGCCTGTTCATCTTTCGCTACCTTGAACGGATCGGTGATTCCCTGCTTAATATCGGCGAGGCAATCATTTTTTCCATCCTCGGAGAACGCATTAAAATCGAACAGTTTGAATCACTGCAACAAACCCTGAGCGTTTCCGGTTACGATGGTTCGTTCTCGGACATCGACTTTCAAGGAATCTGGGGATCGCGCTCAGGTTGCCGCATAGGACACATTCAGGCCAAAGGTGATGAAAACAGTAACAATCCCCCGGTGGCACAGGGAAGTATTTATAAAGAAGGCAATCTGGATAAAATCAAGCTTGAAAAACGAAGCCTTGAAGAATGGGGAGCACGCTTTCCGGGCATGGTTCCTGAAATATTCGGTTTTCACGAAACCAAAGAAGAAAACAAAGGCTCCATGCTGGTCGAGTTTCTGCCCGGCTGTACCCTTGATACCATGATCCTGACCTCGGATGACACAGACCTCGAAAACGCCCTGTTCACCCTTGAACAGACCCTGCGTCATGTCTGGACCACGACCAAAAAGAATCAGCCGGTCCGAACCACTTTCATGGAACAACTCAAGGCCCGCCAGAACGGAGTGCTGCAGGTTCACCCGGAATTCCACCGCAGCGCAAGCCAGATGGGGTCTGCGGAAATAGTCTCCTCCGAAGCCCTGCTCAATGAATGTGCGAGTATCGAAAACACTCTTCCGGCCCCGTTCACAGTATTCATTCACGGCGACTTTAACTGCAATAATGTCGTTTACAGTAACGAAGATGAAAGAGTCAGATTCATTGACCTGCACCGCTCCCGTGATTTCGACTACATTCAGGACCTCTCGGTCTTCCTTGTTTCAGGTTTCCGCATGCCTGTTTTTGACCGTCCCATCAGGAACAAAATCAATGCGGTGATTTCACGCATGTACAGTTTCACTGAAGAATTCGCGCAGGAAAACAAAGATGACACATGGCAGGCCAGGATGGCACTGGCACTGGCCCGCTCTTTCTATACTTCCACCCGTTTCGAATTCAATTACGGTTTTGCCAAGGAAATGTTCAACCGCTCCATGTTCCTCTTGGAAAAGATGAACCGCTACAGCGGCAAGTGGGATAAGTTTATTCTGCCGGAAGACATCCTTCATTACTAA
- a CDS encoding amphi-Trp domain-containing protein, whose translation MASEKKFVFESLQDAESIRTFLQSLVDGFESGTINLSTNGDEIELHPEGLLNFTVKAKRKESGNKINIKIGWKDSDGDESPTVKTLNINT comes from the coding sequence ATGGCCAGCGAAAAAAAATTCGTATTTGAATCACTTCAGGATGCGGAAAGCATCCGTACCTTCCTACAGTCACTTGTTGACGGTTTTGAATCCGGAACAATCAATCTTTCCACCAACGGCGACGAAATTGAGCTGCACCCCGAAGGGCTGCTCAATTTCACCGTAAAAGCCAAGCGCAAGGAAAGCGGCAACAAAATCAATATTAAAATAGGTTGGAAAGATTCCGACGGGGATGAATCACCCACTGTAAAAACACTTAACATCAATACATAA
- a CDS encoding GAK system XXXCH domain-containing protein codes for MGKENKIERMISAEELPGFLRKMASAIENGATDEDAYLASIEGFEKLKMNIRNEQGQTVIKIKAKPSKEFSIGPAPEAVSGDSSTPAKPKYSNLKKKMRKSFKIIFKTLHSGELPPAEVVQEFIDDSRLMVTDEDKGLGDEYYEEYIALCNAFQKAFDEGDVEKTHAACDELNHMKTRCHAKYD; via the coding sequence ATGGGAAAAGAAAATAAAATCGAAAGAATGATAAGTGCAGAGGAATTACCTGGTTTTCTCCGCAAAATGGCTTCAGCAATAGAAAATGGTGCCACAGATGAAGACGCTTACCTCGCATCCATTGAAGGCTTTGAAAAACTTAAGATGAATATCCGCAATGAACAAGGTCAGACAGTAATCAAAATCAAAGCTAAACCTTCCAAAGAGTTTTCCATTGGTCCTGCCCCTGAAGCGGTATCAGGAGATTCGTCTACTCCGGCAAAGCCCAAATACAGCAACTTGAAAAAGAAAATGAGGAAATCATTCAAGATAATTTTCAAAACCCTGCATTCCGGAGAACTTCCCCCGGCTGAGGTTGTGCAGGAATTTATCGATGACTCCCGACTCATGGTCACAGACGAGGATAAGGGGTTGGGTGATGAGTATTATGAAGAATACATCGCGCTTTGCAACGCATTCCAAAAAGCATTCGATGAAGGTGACGTGGAGAAGACTCATGCAGCATGCGATGAGTTGAACCACATGAAAACCAGATGCCACGCAAAGTACGACTGA
- a CDS encoding HD domain-containing protein translates to MTHPNIPTPEQCEQLLASCNTPEKTVKHSRIVRDVARRIGRDLKWLRDRGPNLALITAAALLHDIAKGQPEHASAGAEIVRKQGYGEVADIIAAHNNIEYSGELPVTEKEIVFIADKLVKGEQMVTVVYMFDHKIKSCTDARLLSQLKHSKENALRIKTSIEQETGKNLEELAIAEE, encoded by the coding sequence TTGACACATCCCAACATCCCAACCCCCGAACAATGTGAACAGCTCCTTGCCTCCTGCAATACCCCGGAAAAGACCGTTAAGCACTCACGAATAGTCCGCGATGTAGCAAGACGCATCGGGCGCGACCTGAAATGGCTGCGCGATAGAGGCCCGAATCTGGCTCTGATTACGGCTGCTGCCCTGCTGCACGACATAGCCAAAGGACAACCGGAACATGCTTCCGCCGGAGCAGAGATAGTGCGAAAACAAGGCTATGGCGAAGTAGCGGATATTATTGCTGCCCATAATAATATTGAATACTCGGGAGAGCTCCCGGTTACGGAAAAGGAAATCGTCTTTATTGCCGACAAATTGGTCAAAGGCGAACAGATGGTTACCGTTGTTTATATGTTTGACCATAAAATTAAATCCTGCACCGACGCCCGGTTGCTGTCCCAATTGAAACACAGCAAAGAAAACGCCCTGCGCATCAAGACATCCATTGAGCAGGAAACAGGCAAGAACCTCGAAGAGCTGGCTATTGCCGAAGAATAA
- a CDS encoding LysR family transcriptional regulator: MRIRQLRYFKALAEELHFGKAAEKLHIQQPPLSRQIQKLEEELEVTLFKRTNRKVELTEEGRYFLKEAKEMLAVMDRSKTTLQAMGNGTAGKLKISFIYLALSSAFPHIMGDFIGQYPDVEVCLHDENTYFQVNAVKEGTRHVGFVTMNLVDTKGLESMIVHNSRTCAAIPANHPLAKKDVLTLKDISELPYICSTDSYCRMRVKEMQRIFAEKDLELKIGMQYERKHTGNVFVAAGHGWTVINSDSAGTIPDGIALKPLEIELPPFEIGMIWNPERITPLVQNFIEFYRERIERNSA; encoded by the coding sequence GTGAGAATACGTCAACTTCGGTATTTCAAAGCTCTTGCAGAGGAACTTCATTTCGGAAAAGCAGCGGAAAAACTCCATATTCAACAACCTCCGCTCAGCAGACAAATTCAAAAGCTTGAGGAGGAGCTTGAAGTTACGCTTTTCAAGCGCACCAACCGTAAGGTTGAGCTTACAGAAGAAGGCAGGTATTTCCTGAAAGAAGCCAAGGAGATGTTGGCCGTCATGGACCGTTCCAAAACAACATTGCAAGCAATGGGAAACGGAACTGCAGGCAAGCTGAAGATAAGCTTCATTTATCTGGCCCTGTCTTCGGCATTCCCGCACATAATGGGTGATTTCATCGGGCAATATCCTGATGTGGAGGTCTGCCTACATGATGAAAATACATATTTCCAAGTCAATGCAGTCAAGGAAGGAACCCGCCATGTGGGTTTTGTTACCATGAATCTGGTCGACACCAAGGGTCTCGAAAGTATGATCGTACACAATTCCAGAACCTGTGCTGCCATCCCCGCCAACCACCCGCTGGCAAAAAAGGATGTACTGACCTTGAAGGATATTTCAGAACTGCCTTACATTTGCAGCACAGATTCATACTGCCGCATGCGCGTAAAAGAGATGCAGCGCATTTTCGCCGAAAAAGACCTCGAGCTGAAAATCGGCATGCAGTATGAGCGTAAGCACACCGGAAACGTGTTTGTGGCTGCCGGACACGGCTGGACAGTAATCAACAGTGATTCCGCAGGAACCATTCCCGACGGCATCGCCCTCAAACCCTTGGAAATAGAGCTGCCCCCCTTCGAAATCGGCATGATCTGGAATCCCGAACGCATAACCCCGCTGGTGCAGAATTTTATTGAATTTTACCGGGAACGGATTGAAAGGAATTCAGCCTGA
- a CDS encoding nitroreductase family protein — MLIKVDTDSCVQCGICVKACPVGVITFGNSGPEALSENGCNRCGHCVAVCPKDALRHRYVDISKQKVIDSYPVIDAETAENFLRSRRSIRYYKKKSVPREQLLQLVDIARFAPSASNSQSVSYYIIENRTVLDELLESVMEWMEKQIATGEFHHSFPIHVDSWKNGKDPVFRGAPHLIVAAAPRELKNRRDNTVLNLAYLELYAGSAGLGSCWAGLFEFFAADNEEFVSKRLGLKKGLVLSGAVMVGFSAERYLKLVERNQLQVSWVE, encoded by the coding sequence ATGTTGATTAAAGTGGATACAGATAGCTGTGTGCAGTGCGGAATTTGTGTGAAAGCATGTCCTGTGGGAGTGATTACATTCGGTAATTCAGGGCCGGAGGCTCTTTCCGAAAATGGTTGTAACCGTTGCGGGCATTGCGTTGCTGTCTGCCCGAAGGATGCTCTTAGGCATAGATATGTGGATATTTCAAAGCAGAAGGTTATTGATTCGTATCCTGTTATTGATGCGGAAACGGCCGAAAACTTTTTGCGTTCCCGACGTTCAATCCGGTATTACAAAAAGAAGTCAGTGCCTCGTGAGCAACTTCTTCAACTTGTTGATATTGCCCGATTCGCACCCTCAGCCAGCAATTCGCAGAGCGTTTCATACTATATAATTGAGAACCGCACTGTGCTGGATGAGTTGCTGGAGTCAGTTATGGAGTGGATGGAAAAGCAGATTGCAACAGGTGAGTTTCATCATAGTTTTCCGATTCACGTAGATTCATGGAAGAATGGAAAGGATCCTGTTTTTAGGGGGGCTCCCCATCTTATTGTTGCCGCTGCTCCTAGGGAATTAAAGAATAGGCGTGACAATACCGTGCTCAACTTGGCCTATCTGGAATTGTATGCCGGATCTGCAGGTCTCGGCAGTTGCTGGGCCGGTCTTTTTGAGTTTTTTGCAGCTGATAATGAAGAGTTTGTTTCCAAGCGGTTGGGATTGAAAAAAGGGCTGGTTCTGAGCGGAGCTGTAATGGTCGGATTTTCTGCTGAACGGTATTTAAAGCTTGTGGAGCGAAATCAGCTTCAGGTTTCATGGGTGGAATGA